Part of the Apodemus sylvaticus chromosome 15, mApoSyl1.1, whole genome shotgun sequence genome is shown below.
TTGTCAGCTCCAGCATCTGACCTCTAAACCTCTAAACATCAATGGCATCCCCAaggaaatgtctccacttccaagTGACTCGCAGGGGTGTGATGTGGTCCTGCTCCACGTATCCCATCCCCAGGGTGAGGGGCGTGGTCTATAagtgaatttttttatttatattttatgtgtatgagtgttttgtcctGCATATATTTATGAATACCACACGTGTGCCTcatacccacagaagccagaagagaataCTGAGTCTCTTGGAATTAGAGAAACAGaccagtgctgggaactgaactcagggccttcgaaagaacagcaaatgctcctCACtgctaagccgtctctccagatACCCCACCCACAATTCTTCCATGCCACCCAGTCCGCATCACTACTCTCATTTAAACCATTCCTGTTTTCCCTCTGGACTAGGcccccttgggggggggggtatcgaCCACTTGGCTCATTTTCATCTCcggtctcttccttctcttcttcagtccaGCCTCTCTTGTTCTTAACCAACCTATGCCCTGCCACAGCGCCCTGCGTGTGCCTGCTGTTCTGACCTACAATGCTGTGTTGGCTGGTCTTCCATCAGGAGGGCTGGGAAGATGCAAAGCTGTTGGTCACCATGTTGGGAAGcgtgaaagggaggagagagacggGTGGGTGTGGCTGACAGGTTGGACCAGGCTTGAGGGTCTCTTTTCAACTCCTGGATCCAGCTGCTTCTTAGGTGAGAACAGCTCAATAAATATCACTTTTAATTTGGGTTGTACACTTGCTACCTGCCCTGGAGGACCTCCAATATACCTGATACTTTCTCACAATCATTCCTGTGTACAGCAAGAGTGGAGAATAGATAAATCCTTTGCAGTCCTGAGAGAGAAGAGCCTCTTTGGAATCTTCTGGGGAGCTTCCTCAATGGCAGACTAGAATTCCCATAGTAGAGCCCCGCTaatgcctgcctgccttttgcctctctcccctttcttcctgtttccctaACAATACTCTGAATCATTTTTCTTAAAAGAGAAACCTTTCTTCCTATTGTTTACTACTTTGGGCCCTTCTGTTTGAACTCTTGTTCCCTTCATAATCCACTTGATAGAGGGGACCTTGTCTGCATAATCCCTTGTCTGCCCTCTATTTCCTCATGACCTTTGTCATTCAGGTTACCTCTCCTAGTGCAAGCACACAAGCCAGGGGCCACTATAACCTCCCAGTCATCAACTAAACAGTGGCTTTTCTCAGTCCCTATCCCATCTGCCCTCCCTACAGCATCTGGCACAGCTGCCCACGGCCTCCTCTTTTTATTTGAATGCTGTGACCccgtgatttttctttcttttctgggccTTTTATTTCTGTAATGTTGACAAAACTTCCAGGTAGGTAAGTGGCACTGCCTGACTTGCTCACTCTTCTTGGTTCCGTGTAGCCACTGGACTTGTGATTGGTTTTACACATCAATGCCCTTCCCGGAAAGGCCCAGGAGTGAGGTATCAGAATGGCGTAATGTACACACAGCTGGCACTGCTAGGACCCAGCCTACACTGGGGACTATGTCCGTTGTGCCACCTGGGTACCTGAGAGCATCTCCAGTTTACAGGTCACCTTCCCAGACTCCCTTCAGTAAGTGTTCTGGAACCTTTTACTTTGGTCTTGAAGGGTATGAACTAGAAAGGCCAAGCCCACTTTATATGGTTTCTGCCTTTCTGTGGgttctgaagttttttttttttttttttttttttttttttttttttttttttttttttttggcttgccAGGTTTCTGGGCTCAGGTTGTTGGCTTGCAAGGCAATCACCTTGTTGCCAGCCCCATCAAGAGGTGCTTTGGGCATGCATAATATGTAATGTCGGTGAAAGGGAGACTTCCCACCTCTCCTTCCCTGACTGCCGGGAAAAGCCAAAGTCTCTTTGTCTTTACAAAGCCTAGGCACTGGGCCCTCCCTTCACAATATTTCTGGTCCTCCATCTGTGGGCAGAATTGTTTTCTCCTCTCACATGAGCTTCAAGCACatctcagtctttcctgactgttGCAGCCCAGCAGATGTTTTTCTCCTGCATCCCGTCTGTTTCTCTTCTCATGCAGATTTTGATAAAGTAACATTGGTGTGCTTGTTGGACAGACCACAGCATAGGGAGACCGGAAGGAGATAGACAGGATCATGATCACATTTTGGCTCAGAACTTTCTTATTTGAGAAAGCTCCTTTGGGCACTTTTATTTATGGTTAGAGCCAAAATTGGCAAGAGCACCTTTCAGAGTCGCGGTTGCAACTGTTTTGTATGAGGTCAGCAAGAAGACAGAGAGACGTTGGCAGTCACTTGTCACCCCACCAGTGCCAGTGTTGCTGCTGGCTTTATGCCTTTCAACAACTTTGACtattacctctctgcccctgttcTCTGAGGAATGAAGAGACCTGGAATTCAAGCTGTGATGTGGTACCTGCTTTGTCAGTGGACAAGCTTCAGTGGTGGCTATGTCCTGTCTGCCAAAACATTACTTCATTGTGTCAAGCCTAGATATTGAAGTGTCTGACCCTCCCCGGGCACAAGGGGGGCACTGGACCAGCAGCGCCAGCAATGCTAGGCTGGCCCGCCTTAGGTGAGTGAAAAGCTTCTCCTGAGGCGGACTCCACAGAGACCACAGGAGAGAAGGCGTGGCGTAGGTCATGGTGAGTTCGGTGGTCTGGAAGTCCTAGAGGAACTGCCACGGGTCCTACCACCACAGATGCAGGTGGGGCAGCTGGTGGGGCAGCAGACACAGCTTGGTCCACGGTGGGAATGGGACCTGCTGTGTTGGCATTGGCTGGCTGGGGCTGTAGGGACACAGGTAGAGAGAGGACCATTTCAGTAGGTAAGATGGTTTCCCATGGCAGGAATCCCCATGAGTCTGGGTTACAGTCCCTTGCAGTAATGATGTTTAGTTGGGAAGAATCTAGCTAAGGAGAATGGGTAAGGTGCTAAGGATCACCACAGGAGAACAGTGGGTAACTGGCCCATGGAGCTCCAGTCACCTGCATTACCTCAGTCCCAGTAGATTTTCACAAACATAGTCCAGTTTACAAGGTCCCCGCCTATAGAGAACCTTCACTCTGCCACGTGTACTTGGGAACTGCTGGGCAAATCAGCCCACTTGGTCTCTGTAACTAGGAACAACGCTCTTGCCCTCCACAAATAACAAGGTGGCTCTGCCAACTACACACGGGGATTGTTTTACCCTGCAGCCACCAGAGCTTGGGAGGGAACCACGGCTGAGATACCCCCTCCCAGCTGATGGGTCCCCATACTGCAGTGTTCCAACCCACTTCTCGGCTTAGGGCAGGACAGGAGTGTCCCATTATCACCCATGGCAGAAGGGTTAAGGGGACACTGTTGTGAAGCACGCCTATGAAATTACCTGTCTTCGGAATACTTTGCAGGCCACGGAAACTGCTTCCCCACTAAGATGATGCCTGAAATTCGCCTTGCAGAAGCCATATTGCTGTTTCCAGAAAGACAGGGGTTATTTTAAATGATGCAAAATATGGATCTCCTGGGTGATTCAATAGTATATTGAAAcaaagaaatttttaattttttttaatttacactcTTTATAATTTCtgggcaacccccccccccactatacacatacacacttaaatcTACGCTatcactttcctttctttctttaaaagacagGTTTctcctgtgtagctctggctgccctggaactcatgctgcaggccaggccagccttgaactcagagatccacctgcctctgcctctcgagtgctgggactaaagatgtgtgccaccactgtccgactAGCTATCGCTTTACTAACAAACCTTATATCTTATTTAATAAACCCATACTTTCTATTAACTAAAACTTCTGGATTTTGCTAATAAAACATATGGCATGCAATTCCACATATTAACAGTGAATATCTTATGGCCTAGCCCCAAAGAGCAAgtggacattttaaaatattaaaatttgattttattattcttaattatgtatatgggtctgtctctgtctgtctgtctgtctatccatctatctatctatcaacctatctatctctgtctctctgtctctgacttttaCACAAGAGCACGCACTCGTGTAAAGACCAGAGGTGTCAGAGCTGGAGTGAAATGTGACCTGCCTGGcacaggtgctggggactgaccTTGGCCCCTTTGCATGAACAGAGAAAGTATGTGCTCGCAACTGaggagtcatttctccagcttcaCAAGGGGACATTttgcactttttgtttgtttgtttgtttttgtttttactttctttctgcAGCCCCAAGATAGAAACCGAAAAAGGTACTTTGTTCGACAGCCAGGTTTGCCTGGTGTCAAGAGCCCCAGGGTCTGGCCCTCTCACCTTTTCTGCCAGCAGGTTGCATTTGTCTGGATCTGTCGCCGCCTCTTGAACAGTACAGTCAGTGGCAGCTACTACGAACTCCACAAGAGTAGACACTGGCATAGGCTGAGAATGAAAATGAGAGCACACATGGGAAAGATGGTCTGGAATGAGAGGGGCAAGAGGAGGTAggacagagggatggagggagggagagagaggggaggggaggaggaagagagaggagaggagagggagggagggagggagggagggagggagggagggagggagggaggggccatGGTCTGGCACAGTTTGAGAGTACACAGATCACATAGACTGTGTGACCCTGGGCAATTGGAAGGATTGTGTTCCGATGCTGGGCTACAGAGGTAGGATCTGAGTCTTCTCAAAGTATTGGCAAGAGTTCATTGTCCATCACCCAGGGCAGAGGTAAGTTTTCAGAGAGGAAGCAAGAAGCTAAGAGGCTAACTTTAGGCAGGCAGGGATGGGAACCCAACATCTCCTGGCCCTCAACCATTGGAACCCAGTGTTCTGGTCATTCCAGGCTGGagcaggggaggagaagagatgcCCCCACTCTTGTTTCCTACATCAGGATTGAAATGGAAGTCATTCTACTTCCTCATTTGGCTTGAAGCCTTGCAAGCACAGAACCTGGTGTAGTATGGGATGGGAATTTTCCCAGGAGTTACAGAATCACCACCTATACAAATGTATTTGCAAGTACGTCTTGACTTCTTTCCATTGCCAGCTTCCTTTAACATTCCAAGTCTGTTGTACCCAAATAGTTACTTTGGTTATACAATTAGATGGTCCCCTCCCAACTTCAACATCTGGATTTGAGAGGCAGATTAGGAACCTTCCATTCTTTGCCCATTCCTTTGTTAGCACTGATTCCCAGACTGATGCAGATGTTACTGGTAGGGTGTAAACATGTGATGCCCAGTGATGTATTGTATCTGAACAGAGAGCCCTGCTATGAAGTGTTAAGCAAAGCCAGGAAGGCAGGTGTTGCCTGCCTCCTACTTGTGGCTGACCTATGTTGGAGTGGCTCAGTTTGGGATAGGATTGCTGAGAGTTTGGGGCTCCTCAAAGTCCTAGAACCCCCTGCCAGTCCTTCCAACCAATGTTCCCTTTTCTCCTGGTtatcaccccccacacacattccCCAAGGGCCACCAAAGTGCCCAAATCTACCAAAAGAGTATTAAGTTTTTACCACATTCTGAGCACGGGAAATCTCCACCAGTTTGAAATAGGTTCCATTTTTCTTTGCATGGAAGGCAGCCAGGGCGGCCTTGACGGCATGGTCTACGTTGGTGTCATTGAACGGGACCAGAAGTGGGCAGTGTGGGCAAAACTTACGCACGTCCTCTGCAGAGTCTGGGTGGAAAGATAACAGGGCTTTGACTGCAGGTCTCCAGTGTACTCCCCACAGCTTGCTCATTTAGAAAGGGATCCTCTGCTCCAGGGTAGCATAACTCTTTCTCTAAACCCTCAAGCAGCTGTATGAGGTGTCACCAAGTCACAGCCACGGGGACAACATTCATCCATAGGAATGGGCTTCTTCAAAAGATGGTGTTAGAATCTCAGGACCAGGAATCCTCACCAAGAAAGCGAGAACTATTTGAGTGCAAAACTATTctgattcctttctccttttacaagataaaaataaacagcaTAATTTTCCGACCTGGCGTAGAATGACACTGGGCGTGCATCACCGTGAACTGGCCGTCTTGTTTCAGGATGTGGAAGTCACAGTCTCCCTCCACCGCCTGGGAAAGAAACCAATGGGGACACTCAGGAGCTGACATTCACTCTGGCTGCTCATTTGGGGAGCATCCTGGCAGGGCTGTGGGAGGTAACCTGCCCAAGGCCACCTTCACAGGTGTTATTGAAACATTATAATCTGCTCTCGTGGAGGGCTTCACGAAAAAAGCCCAAGCATAGTAAAAATCAGCCCTCAGGGAAGGCATCATCCCATAGCAGTTTTAGAAACTGTTCTCTGGCTAACCAAGATGGCTGCTGGGAGTTGGGTAAAGCCAAATTGCTCTTTGCTGAACTGTGGTGGCCAGGTACCGCCCACCCTCCATAAGGAAGCGCTCACATGCTCAGCCTGCTGCCTCACAGAACAGTTTGCTAGGGGGGTGGGGTCCAGAGCGTGGCAGGTGGTTTCCAGGGTGTCAATTTCCAACTCATACACCTCTCCGAAGGGCCGctgtggagacagaaggaaggaaggaagaggtgaGCAAACGCTCCAAGATCCAAAGTGTGCCATCAAGTGTGAACACTAGCCCTGTGGTGGGGCTTGGGTGAGTGTGAGCTTCGGGAGGAGCAAGGAGAGGCCGGCCCGACCAGTCCCAACCCCTTGTGGCTCTGCAATGCAGCAgtggttcttctttttcttttgttttgttttagttattgTCTTCCACTATAGATGGAGTGGGTGTGAAATGAGGAAGGGAGGTTGGCTATCCCAGCCATAGTCCTTATTCTGAGCTCTCTTTACAAAGaaaaagtgcctctgaggactAGCTTTTATTTTGAACAGTTTATTATCTTTGCTGTCCTTcactctgctccattctttcttctctctagttgcccacttccctccctttctttgggTTTTTATGTCCTTAAAGGTTTCTCTTGCTCGTCCTTTGACTCCTCCCTTtgactcctctttccttcctgggCTCTGGATGCACAGAGAGTCctgtctcctgcttcctgcctgtctATTCTGAGACAGAAACTGCCATCACTAGGGTGGAAGCCTTCTGGGAAGCTTGCAGGACCCTGTGAGGAGTTCAGTGCTCTGTCTGTTTATGTATTCCCCTTTCACACCTTGAAATGCCCCAAAGTTGGAAAACTCTCAACCCAACTTAGCTCACTGGTCACTTTAACTCTCCGGAGACCTCAGAACTACTACGGG
Proteins encoded:
- the Ahsg gene encoding alpha-2-HS-glycoprotein — protein: MKSLVLLLCFAQLWGCQSAPHHTGLGFRELACDDPEIEQVALMAVDYLNKHLLQGYKQTLNQVDKVKVWSRRPFGEVYELEIDTLETTCHALDPTPLANCSVRQQAEHAVEGDCDFHILKQDGQFTVMHAQCHSTPDSAEDVRKFCPHCPLLVPFNDTNVDHAVKAALAAFHAKKNGTYFKLVEISRAQNVPMPVSTLVEFVVAATDCTVQEAATDPDKCNLLAEKQYGFCKANFRHHLSGEAVSVACKVFRRQPQPANANTAGPIPTVDQAVSAAPPAAPPASVVVGPVAVPLGLPDHRTHHDLRHAFSPVVSVESASGEAFHSPKAGQPSIAGAAGPVPPLCPGRVRHFNI